The Nitrospira sp. sequence AGAATCTAATGGAATTCAGCTGCACGCCCTAGTGAGCACGTTACTCGGCTGACAAAGAACAGGGAAAGGAGAACAATGATGACGACCGATCTTGAGAAGGTAAAGGCGCTGGCCAAAGATCTTCGCAAAGACTATCCTCGCAGCCCGCGCGAAAAGCTCGGCGGCTATGTGATCGCGGCCCGTTCCGTCGACAAGTGCCGGGCGTTCTTGCTGGGCATGAACGGCGACTACAACTATTGGCCCTGCTCATTGGCCGGACAGTGGTTCGCGTTCACCGGCATCACGCCGGACCAGTTCAAAGACGTCGTGGCGACAGGAGCCGCAGATAGCGAACTGGCCGACTGGATCGGCAAGCACTCCAAAGTGCAGAATCCCGATGACGTTCTGAAATGGAACAACAGGATGCGCGACATGCGGCTCAGCGAGATGACGCTCCAGGCGCAGGAGTATTTGGAAAACTACATTCCCAAGTTTGTCCCCAGCCATCGCCCTGTCTATGTCTGGTTCGATGTATATGACTTGGAAGAAAAGCGGATGTAAACGAATGATGGCCGCGGGTTGGCGATCAACAACCTACCGGCGCGCTGTCCGGAGTTGACCTGGAGCCAGGTCTTCCTTACCATACCGGCGGCTATTTTGAGTATGCCGGTAAGGCTGTACCGCCTGCGCCTCAACGTTCCGAACAGGCAACCATGTCGTCGCCATGAGTGAGCGATTACCAGGGGCCATCATCGGATCTGAGTCGGCTCAGTATCGCGCCCTCCTCGAAGTTACAGAGTCCATCGCGGTACACCACGACTTGGCCGGGCTGTTCCGCGATCTTGTTCAACGCCTGCCTCGAATCATCACTTGCTCATCCATTTCCATGGCGTTGCATAACCCTGATCGTAATACCCTGCAGATGCATATCCTTGAGCACGTGGGACCAGGCCCGCTCGCTCCGGGAATGGAACAACCCGTCGAGGATGTTCCAGGTGGATGGGTCTTGCAACATCAGGAACCTCTTGTCTGCACGAACGTCGACCAAGAAACTCGATTTCCCAAAGTGATGCCGATGGTTCGGCTGGCTGGCATCAAATCGTTCTGCGTGGTTCCGCTCACAACCGCACGCCGACGGCTAGGCGCGATGGGAGTTGGGAGCAAGGAGGAACATCACTATGAAGGAGCGGAGCTCGACTTCCTGCAACAGGTCGCCAAGCAAGTCGCCGTTGCGGTTGAAAACACTCTGAACTTC is a genomic window containing:
- a CDS encoding DUF5069 domain-containing protein — its product is MTTDLEKVKALAKDLRKDYPRSPREKLGGYVIAARSVDKCRAFLLGMNGDYNYWPCSLAGQWFAFTGITPDQFKDVVATGAADSELADWIGKHSKVQNPDDVLKWNNRMRDMRLSEMTLQAQEYLENYIPKFVPSHRPVYVWFDVYDLEEKRM